One part of the Podarcis muralis chromosome 3, rPodMur119.hap1.1, whole genome shotgun sequence genome encodes these proteins:
- the FKBP1B gene encoding peptidyl-prolyl cis-trans isomerase FKBP1B isoform X3 encodes MQGMLQNGKKFDSSRDRNKPFRFKIGRQEVIKGFEEGTAQMSLGQRAKLTCTPDMAYGPMGHPGVIPPNATLIFDVELLRIE; translated from the exons ATGCAAG GAATGCTACAGAACGGAAAGAAGTTTGATTCGTCCCGAGATCGAAACAAGCCTTTCAGGTTCAAGATCGGCAGGCAAGAGGTCATTAAAGGATTTGAGGAAGGTACTGCACAG ATGAGCCTAGGGCAAAGAGCAAAGTTGACCTGTACACCTGACATGGCGTATGGACCCATGGGGCACCCCGGAGTCATCCCTCCCAACGCTACTCTGATTTTTGACGTGGAGCTACTTAGGATAGAGTAA
- the SF3B6 gene encoding splicing factor 3B subunit 6: MAMQAAKRANIRLPPEVNRILYIRNLPYKITAEEMYDIFGKYGPIRQIRVGNTPETRGTAYVVYEDIFDAKNACDHLSGFNVCNRYLVVLYYNANRAFQKMDTKKKEEQLKLLKEKYGINTDPPK, encoded by the exons ATGGCGATGCAAGCGGCGAAACGCGCCAAT ATCCGTCTGCCCCCTGAAGTGAATCGAATTTTATATATCAGAAACTTACCGTATAAGATCACAGCAGAAGAAATGTATGACATTTTTGGAAAATATGGACCGATTCGACAAATCAGAGT AGGAAATACTCCTGAGACTAGAGGTACAGCCTACGTTGTCTATGAAGATATCTTTGATGCCAAGAATGCTTGTGACCATCTGTCAGGATTCAACGTGTGCAACAGATACCTTGTTGTCTTGTACTATAATGCAAACAGG gcaTTCCAAAAAATGGAtacaaagaagaaggaagaacagCTCAAACTTCTGAAGGAGAAATACGGAATAAATACAGACCcaccaaaataa
- the FKBP1B gene encoding peptidyl-prolyl cis-trans isomerase FKBP1B isoform X4 — MLQNGKKFDSSRDRNKPFRFKIGRQEVIKGFEEGTAQMSLGQRAKLTCTPDMAYGPMGHPGVIPPNATLIFDVELLRIE, encoded by the exons ATGCTACAGAACGGAAAGAAGTTTGATTCGTCCCGAGATCGAAACAAGCCTTTCAGGTTCAAGATCGGCAGGCAAGAGGTCATTAAAGGATTTGAGGAAGGTACTGCACAG ATGAGCCTAGGGCAAAGAGCAAAGTTGACCTGTACACCTGACATGGCGTATGGACCCATGGGGCACCCCGGAGTCATCCCTCCCAACGCTACTCTGATTTTTGACGTGGAGCTACTTAGGATAGAGTAA